A genomic stretch from Lathyrus oleraceus cultivar Zhongwan6 chromosome 2, CAAS_Psat_ZW6_1.0, whole genome shotgun sequence includes:
- the LOC127122300 gene encoding uncharacterized protein LOC127122300: MLLSEYDIEYHTQKAIKGSIIADHLAHQPIEDYQSIQFDFPNKDVMYLKEKDYDELLPSEGPDPESRWGLIFKGVVNAYGNGIGAVIVTPQGSHTPFTARLTFTYTNNEAEYKVCIMGLEEAIDLRIKILDVYGDSALVINQIKGEWETCHPGLIPYKYYVRRLSTFFNQNEFHHIPREENQIVDALATLFSMIVVNWWNDCPQ; this comes from the coding sequence ATGTTGCTGTCAGAATACGATATTGAGTACCATACCCAGAAGGCAATAAAAGGAAGTATCATTGCCGACCATTTAGCTCACCAGCCAATTGAAGACTATCAATCCATTCAGTTTGACTTCCCCAATAAGGATGTAATGTACTTAAAAGAGAAAGATTATGATGAATTGTTGCCAAGTGAAGGGCCAGATCCAGAATCCCGTTGGGGCTTGATATTTAAAGGAGTTGTTAATGCttatggaaatggaattggggcagtcATTGTCACTCCTCAAGGTTCTCATACTCCATTTACCGCAAGATTGACATTCACTTATACGAACAACGAGGCAGAGTATAAAGTGTGCATTATGGGTCTTGAAGAGGCTATCGACTTGAGAATCAAAATTTTGGATGTATacggagattcagctttggtgattaatcaaatcaaaggagaatgggaaaccTGCCATCCTGGTTTGATTCCTTATAAATATTATGTGAGGAGGCTATCAACTTTCTTCAACCAAAATGaatttcatcatatacctcgtgagGAGAATCAGATAGTAGATGCTCTAGCAACTTTATTCTCCATGATTGTTGTGAATTGGTGGAATGATTGCCCACAATAA